A genomic stretch from Hydrogenimonas urashimensis includes:
- a CDS encoding SDR family NAD(P)-dependent oxidoreductase: MSPSKTVLITGCSSGIGYHAAHALRDHGYHVLATARKQRDVLRLKEEAFAAYPLDLDDSASIARAVMWAQEKSGGRLYALFNNGAYGQPGAVEDLSREVLRAQFETNLFGTHELTVKLLPMMIAAGEGRIIQNSSLLGFAAMPYRGAYNASKFALEGLSDTLRLELEGTGVYVSIIEPGPIRSRFRSNALKKFLENIDRNGSRFSKFYEKKLAQLRSSEDVLFTLGPEAVTAALLDALERPKPKVRYRVTLPTHLFYWLKKCLPERVLDGVLRRVG; the protein is encoded by the coding sequence ATGTCACCTTCCAAAACCGTTTTGATTACCGGATGTTCCAGCGGTATAGGGTATCATGCGGCCCATGCACTCCGTGATCATGGATACCATGTTCTGGCGACCGCGAGAAAACAAAGAGATGTCCTGCGTCTGAAAGAGGAGGCATTTGCGGCGTATCCTCTTGATCTGGACGATTCGGCTTCGATCGCCAGGGCGGTGATGTGGGCGCAGGAGAAGAGCGGAGGGAGGCTCTATGCACTTTTCAACAACGGTGCCTACGGACAGCCGGGCGCCGTCGAGGATCTGAGTCGTGAGGTTCTTCGGGCACAGTTTGAAACCAATCTTTTCGGTACCCATGAATTGACCGTCAAGCTTCTACCGATGATGATTGCGGCGGGAGAGGGAAGAATCATTCAGAACTCCTCGCTCCTCGGTTTCGCGGCGATGCCTTATCGGGGCGCCTACAATGCCAGCAAATTCGCCCTTGAAGGGCTCAGCGACACCCTTCGGCTCGAACTCGAGGGGACGGGTGTTTATGTAAGCATTATCGAGCCCGGTCCGATACGCAGCCGTTTCAGAAGCAACGCTTTGAAAAAGTTTCTCGAAAATATAGACCGAAACGGTAGCCGGTTTTCAAAATTCTACGAAAAGAAGCTGGCTCAGCTGCGAAGTTCCGAAGATGTTCTCTTTACACTGGGACCCGAAGCCGTTACGGCGGCACTTCTGGATGCCCTGGAGCGTCCGAAACCGAAAGTACGCTACCGGGTGACGCTTCCTACACATCTTTTTTACTGGTTGAAGAAATGTCTGCCTGAGAGGGTGCTAGATGGAGTGCTGCGCAGGGTGGGGTGA